The DNA sequence ATCTGCGAGCCCCGGCCCTGGGTGATGTTCAGGGCCCGGTTCAGCTCGGCCGTCAGGACGATCGCCGCCGAGCCGGTGGCCTCGTCCTCCACGATCGCGCCGTCGGGGCGCCGCGGAAAACCACGGGCCCGGATCCGGCCCGCGGCCTCGTCCTCCCACGCCCAGGCGTACAGCCAGCCCTCGCCCGGCGGCGGACCGGGCAGCGCCTCGACCGCGGCGGCGTCGGCGTACTGCTCGGTGCGCTTGCCCTCGACCCACTCGGGGCGGGCGGTGATCCAGGTGAACTCCCCGTCGTCGCGCGCCCATACGGCGCCCGCCGGGGGCTGGAGCTCCTCGATGTCCAGCAGCCACGCGACACCGACCAGCGGGTGCCCGGCGAAGGACATCCGGGTGCCGGGGGTACGGATGTCGACGATCCCGCGCTCGGGATCGTCGACGAACACCGTCTCGCTGTAGCCGAGTTCGGCGGCCAACGCCTGCCGCGACGCGTCGTCGGGGCAGGACCGGCCGTCGCGTACGACGCCCAGCACGTTGCCGTGGCTGCCGTCACCCGCGCAGAAGACCCTCAGGACGTCGAGATCGTTCACCGCATCTTCCCAGGGGTCCTCGGGACCTCAGCCCGGGGAGGAACGGCTCTTGCCGTCGCCGGCGTGAAGCTCGGGAGTTCTCTTGGCATCTGTCGTGGCCTGCACTTTCTAGGCGTTGTCAGAGGCGCAGTCTAGGTTGACCGTATGGCGGAAGCATCACAGGAGACGGAAAGGACCGGGCATGCCCGGTTCACCTACCGGCTTCGCGTGTCGTCTACCGCTCAGACCAAGTTGCTGGGTGAGTGGGACCGTTGCCGGTGGATCTGGAACGAATGCACCGCTCGCTCGAAGAAGGCCCGTGCCGAGGACGAGAAGTGCGGTCCTGCCCGGCTGGACAGAATGCTGACCGAGGCCCGCAACCGCAACACCTGGTTGGGTGACGGCAGCAGCGTCCCGCAGCAGCAGCTGGTACGGGACTTCGGGAAGTCCCGTACCAAAGCCTTGAAGGACATCCAGGCGCGGCTGCCGATGCGGCAGCGGGCGGGCCCGTCGTCTGTGCGGATCTACCGCGATAGCCTCGGGCACTGGTACGCGTCCTTCGTCGTCGCCACCGAAGCCCAGCCGTTCCCGGACACGGGTGCGGTGATCGGCATCGACTGGGGCGTACGGGAGACCGCGACCACCACCAGCGACGCCCACGACCTCCCCCACGCCGAGCACGGCAAGAAGGCCGCCGTCAGGCTCGCTCACTATCAGCGGATGATGGCCCGCCGGAAACCGGCGAAGGGCAAGCCCGGGTCGAGGGGCTACCGGACGGCGAAAAGGCTGACGGCGAAGCTCCACAAGAAGACTGCCCGCCAGCGCCGGGACACTGGCCTCAAGTGGGCGAAGTCTGTGGTCCGTGACTACGACGCCCTCGCAGTGGAGGACTTCCGCCCGAAGTTCCTCGCCAAATCAACCATGGCCCGCAAGGCCGCCGACGCGGCGATCGCCGCCACCAAGACAGCCCTGATCACGATGGCCCGTAAGCACGGACGCATCGTGCACCTGGTCCATCCCGCGCACACCACCATGGACTGCGCCCGGTGCGGAGCGAGAACCAAGCACGCACTCCCTCCTTCTGAACGTACCTACACCTGCACCGCGTGCGGAGCCGTGTCCCCCAGGGACAAGAACTCCGCACACGTCATGCTGGTCCGGGCTGGTCTCAACCCGGCTGGTGCCGATCGCGGAAGACCTGCCGGCCCGCCGGGCCGTCAGGCTGCGTGAGCCAGAAATCCCCGGCCTCAAGACGGGGAGGATTCAAGCGGGCATTGATGCACGGGTCAGTTCTGGGCCGTGCGGCGCCTGCGCGCGACGAACACCGCGCCCGCGCCCGCCGCGATGACGGCGGCGGAGGAACCGAGCAGTGCGCCGGCCGGGATCTCGGCGCCGGTGGCGGCGAGGCCGACGCCCCCGACGGTGCCGCCGGCTCCGGCGGTACCGGTGCCGCCCGTGGTGCCGGTGCCGGCCGGGGGCAGGACGGCGTCCTTGTCCACGGAGACGGTCAGGTTGACGTCGTCCGCGCGGGTCCCGACCGGGTACATGGAGCCGGTGGTGTCGTTGGCGAAGGCAGCGGAGCCCTCGGCCGTGAGCGCGGTGCGCACGGCGTTCAGGGTGAGGACGCCGTTCTTGGTCTTGTAGTCGGCCTTCGAGAGGTCGAGCGTGGCGAAGGGGATGTTCGCCTTGACCCCGGCGGCCGTCTTCACGTCCAGGACCAGGGTTCCCTTGCCGCCCTCTGCGTTGATGCGGACGTTGCCGAAGGTCATGTCGATGCCGTGGGCCGGGTACTGGAAGCGGAGGTTGCCCGCGAAGGTGGCGTTCAGCTTCCGCGCCTTGGTGTCGAGGGTGCCCTTGCCGCCACCGAAGGCGAAGCTGTCGCCGTTCGCGACCGCGCCGGCCGCCGGGGTGACGGTGCCGCCCGCGCTCTGGACGTACGTGCGGAAGGACTCCTTGACACCCCAGGCCAGCTTGCCGCCGAGGATCTTCTGCGGGCCGCCGGGCGCCGGGGTGCCGGTCGAGGCGGAGGGCGAGGGGGAGGCCGGCTTCGACGGTGCGGGCTTCGACGGGGAGGAAGTCGGGGACTTGGTCGGGGACTTGGTCGGGCTCGCGGAGGCGGACGGGGACGGGCTCTGGGTGGGCGGCGGCGGGAACTTCAGTACGGCCGTCAGCGGGTCGCCCGCCTTGCCCTTGTAGCTGTCCGAGCCGAGGAGCTTCGCGGCGTCGGCGGTCAGCGTGGTGCCCAGGTCGGCCATCGACTGCCCGCCGAAGGCGACCTTCGCGAAGGGGACGTTCTTCGTGAGCACGCCGTCCCGGGTGACGTCGATGATCAGCAGCTTCTTGCCGGTGTCGATGCGCAGGTTCGCGAGCTTCACCTCGAAGCGGTGCGCGGCCGACTTGAAGGTGACGCTGCCCTTGAAGGCGGCGGTCACGAGGTGGGTGGCCGGGTCGTACTGGCCGGTGGCCGAGCCGAAGGTGAAGCCCTTGGCGGTCTTCTTCGCGCCGTTCGCGACGGTGATCTCGCCCTGGGCGATGGTCGTCACGTAGGTGCGGTAGCTCTCCAGGACGCCCCAGTCGAGGGTGCCGCCGACGACCGGGATCGCCGCGGGGGCGCCCTGCGCCGCGGAGGCGGCCGGAGCGGTGCCGGCCGCGGTGGCGGGCAGGACGAACACGGTGGCGGCCACCGCGGCGGCGGTGGCCACGGCGGCTGCGAGGGCGACGGGACGGCGGATCGATGACATGGCGGGATCTCCTGAAACGGGGGTGAAGGAGGCGAAGGGGTGCGATGCGGGACGGTGCGGGACGGTGCGGGGCGTGCGAAGGCACGGCGAAGCCGAGCCCTGGCGGTACGGGGCCTACGGGTCCCTGCGGGGCTTGCGGGTGAGTGCGGTACGGGGCTTGCGGGCCGGGCG is a window from the Streptomyces sp. NBC_01244 genome containing:
- a CDS encoding PhzF family phenazine biosynthesis protein, which produces MNDLDVLRVFCAGDGSHGNVLGVVRDGRSCPDDASRQALAAELGYSETVFVDDPERGIVDIRTPGTRMSFAGHPLVGVAWLLDIEELQPPAGAVWARDDGEFTWITARPEWVEGKRTEQYADAAAVEALPGPPPGEGWLYAWAWEDEAAGRIRARGFPRRPDGAIVEDEATGSAAIVLTAELNRALNITQGRGSQILTAPAPDGTVEIGGRVRFADSSLVRGHLPAAVGGV
- a CDS encoding RNA-guided endonuclease InsQ/TnpB family protein; amino-acid sequence: MAEASQETERTGHARFTYRLRVSSTAQTKLLGEWDRCRWIWNECTARSKKARAEDEKCGPARLDRMLTEARNRNTWLGDGSSVPQQQLVRDFGKSRTKALKDIQARLPMRQRAGPSSVRIYRDSLGHWYASFVVATEAQPFPDTGAVIGIDWGVRETATTTSDAHDLPHAEHGKKAAVRLAHYQRMMARRKPAKGKPGSRGYRTAKRLTAKLHKKTARQRRDTGLKWAKSVVRDYDALAVEDFRPKFLAKSTMARKAADAAIAATKTALITMARKHGRIVHLVHPAHTTMDCARCGARTKHALPPSERTYTCTACGAVSPRDKNSAHVMLVRAGLNPAGADRGRPAGPPGRQAA
- a CDS encoding HtaA domain-containing protein codes for the protein MSSIRRPVALAAAVATAAAVAATVFVLPATAAGTAPAASAAQGAPAAIPVVGGTLDWGVLESYRTYVTTIAQGEITVANGAKKTAKGFTFGSATGQYDPATHLVTAAFKGSVTFKSAAHRFEVKLANLRIDTGKKLLIIDVTRDGVLTKNVPFAKVAFGGQSMADLGTTLTADAAKLLGSDSYKGKAGDPLTAVLKFPPPPTQSPSPSASASPTKSPTKSPTSSPSKPAPSKPASPSPSASTGTPAPGGPQKILGGKLAWGVKESFRTYVQSAGGTVTPAAGAVANGDSFAFGGGKGTLDTKARKLNATFAGNLRFQYPAHGIDMTFGNVRINAEGGKGTLVLDVKTAAGVKANIPFATLDLSKADYKTKNGVLTLNAVRTALTAEGSAAFANDTTGSMYPVGTRADDVNLTVSVDKDAVLPPAGTGTTGGTGTAGAGGTVGGVGLAATGAEIPAGALLGSSAAVIAAGAGAVFVARRRRTAQN